The Cryptococcus gattii WM276 chromosome B, complete sequence genome has a segment encoding these proteins:
- a CDS encoding DNA-directed RNA polymerase, putative (Similar to TIGR gene model, INSD accession AAW41502.1) yields the protein MSQPISKLDNPSTLLQSVSSNAVHEKITILPGHEPDYSACTFALWQEDHTLGNALRWIIMKDPEVEFCGYTAPHPSEPKIHLRIQMYENQSAVDCLRRALSNLRDLLNAVNDSYSSSLQNDDYLREDDYDVKAAVDETLRERGFAVEEDDRMDVS from the exons ATGTCCCAACCCATCTCCAAGCTTGACAATCCTAGCACTCTTCTCCAATCTGTCTCCTCAAATGCCGTCCACGAAAAGATCACTATA TTACCAGGGCATGAACCCGATTACTCAGCTTGTACTTTTGCTCTCTGGCAAGAGGATCATACCCTTGGAAATGCTTTGCGATGGATTATCATGAAGGA CCCCGAAGTGGAGTTTTGTGGCTACACAGCTCCTCACCCTTCAGAACCCAAAATCCACCTGCGAATTCAGATGTACG AGAACCAATCCGCCGTGGACTGCTTACGGAGGGCGCTCTCCAATTTGCGTGACCTTCTCAACGCTGTGAACGACTCTTATAGCTCCAGTTTACA AAACGATGATTACTTGCGGGAAGATGACTACGACGTGAAAGCGGCTGTGGATGAGACACTGAGGGAAAGAGGGTTCGCTgttgaggaggatgatAGGATGGATGTTTCATGA
- a CDS encoding Hypothetical protein (Similar to SGTC gene model, INSD accession EAL22558.1; CNBB4350): protein MSPLTPESINSGYIIPTCDHRLSCASSSASNIQPSNTNVDSCYSRFVRSFAGSASLFPNSRLLPDPRPIARSTLKKQEPSPSPTPSFHMDKDISAMTQPPVSIKLHRELLITGEPRGDSISPQYHIEQSPPPEQNSDVNHVDRQLQYLVDPRLKLYPFVLPPNLWEEPTSEGMVQSDQEIQQASRSIVPLSLSTLNVPINRHSTYSPSQSPPSPSTSVTPRIIQNPHFSDPRVGKHHIPSALLNRPLNESLHLSSLIPYPGEPKGGCIIVRNYQGKLRSCYGIEAEDAVMRRKKVAILQMSSTHTPSMMTSKKARVHPRTALVKRIPSQEAELRAQVARTLIPRGHGTQRGPRGPRMRSKIVEGRA, encoded by the exons ATGTCTCCTCTTACCCCCGAATCAATCAATTCTGGCTATATTATTCCTACTTGTGATCACCGTCTGTCCTGTGCTTCATCTTCAGCAAGCAACATCCAACCTAGTAATACCAATGTCGACAGCTGCTATTCTCGATTTGTCCGTTCCTTTGCTGGATCTGCCAGTCTTTTCCCCAACTCTCGGCTTCTGCCCGATCCCCGGCCGATAGCTAGGTCCACTTTGAAAAAGCAAGAACCTTCCCCTTCACCGACGCCTAGCTTTCACATGGACAAAGACATAAGTGCTATGACACAGCCTCCTGTATCAATCAAGCTGCATAGAGAATTGTTGATCACAGGCGAGCCCAGAGGAGAT TCCATAAGCCCTCAGTATCATATAGAACAGTCACCTCCCCCGGAGCAAAATTCTGATGTCAATCATGTAGATCGACAGTTACA ATATCTTGTTGATCCTCGTCTCAAGCTTTACCCTTTCGTGCTGCCGCCGAACCTCTGGGAGGAGCCTACTTCGGAAGGGATGGTCCAAAGTGACCAAGAAATTCAACAAGCTTCCAGATCCATCGTACCTCTCAGTTTATCTACCCTCAACGTCCCCATCAACCGCCATTCAACTTATTCTCCCTCTCAATCTCCCCCCAGCCCTTCCACCTCTGTCACACCGCGCATTATCCAAAACCCTCACTTTTCCGATCCCCGAGTGGGCAAGCATCATATCCCCTCAGCTCTTCTCAATCGTCCTTTGAACGAAAGTCTTCATCTCTCTAGTCTCATCCCTTATCCTGGCGAACC AAAAGGAGGCTGCATCATTGTAAGAAATTACCAGGGCAAGTTGAGGAGTTGCTATGGTATCGAGGCGGAGGATGCagtgatgaggaggaaaaagGTGGCCATTCTTCAGATGAGTAGCACCCACACACCTTCAATGATGACCAGTAAGAAAGCGAGAGTACACCCAAGGACAGCATTGGTAAAAAGGATTCCTAGTCAGGAAGCAGAGCTGAGAGCTCAGGTGGCTCGGACATTGATACCTCGAGGTCACGGTACACAACGAGGACCAAGAGGTCCCAGAATGCGTTCAAAGATCGTTGAAGGGAGAGCTTAA
- a CDS encoding Hypothetical Protein (Similar to TIGR gene model, INSD accession AAW41501.1), translated as MASSQKKPQKRKSAAADSLVHVSVGDSSRGSGPAFVNFPSIKPSKKIPFTMYTRDTATTADVTKQHTLIAGETEDVEFFSTNRDRSNNPEGVDCQYLPAVYDPSTRTVHVHPSAPLYLVAHRAKRLRTVPLTVPPDQAAKAQWRTQRNDLGEAFGTRKAKAQIKSEEKNRVDAGAMKDVKGHLMESIGELEEENDSVAPSEFIPTPNIDTADPAEVYTRESLITTQEWAAIDASRLLAIEDDKERASALPYKRSSWLQYKSRAVANIKDKTARKTQMKYLYYLSCLLSLLDFSPRLSKTPVNKLAPTFPQVPRQIIDGMLSRFAEPNGLKHNVTEKSKTKLLVWICLLYLILEGYSVEVAKVAKELKMEPAKVATLYKQLGCNVKLASPAEREAQGITLAQANAARRAVLVAPVRFPKLKRRGPAKR; from the exons ATGGCATCCTCCCAGAAAAAGCCACAAAAGCGCAAGTCTGCTGCTGCAGATTCTCTTGTACACGTGTCTGTTGGTGACTCGTCTAGAGGCTCAGGCCCAGCTTTTG TCAACTTCCCCTCAATAAAACCTTCCAAGAAAATCCCTTTCACAATGTATACCCGAGACACCGCTACCACTGCCGATGTGACAAAACAACACACCCTTATTGCCGGTGAAACAGAAGACGTTGAGTTCTTCAGTACTAACAGGGACCGATCGAACAACCCTGAAGGAGTAGACTGCCA ATATCTTCCGGCCGTCTATGACCCCTCAACCCGGACAGTCCATGTACACCCTTCTGCTCCACTCTATCTTGTCGCTCACCGTGCTAAACGACTTCGTACCGTTCCCCTGACTGTCCCACCCGATCAAGCTGCCAAGGCTCAGTGGCGTACGCAACGTAACGATCTTGGTGAGGCCTTCGGCACAAGAAAAGCTAAGGCTCAGATTAAAAGCGAGGAGAAGAACAGAGTTGATGCTGGTGCTATGAAAGATGTTAAGGGCCACTTGATGGAAAGCATTGGAGAGCTCGAAGAGGAGAACGACTCAGTCGCTCCTAGCGAGTTTATCCCCACCCCTAACATTGACACCGCGGACCCCGCCGAAGTCTACACTCGCGAGTCTTTAATCACCACACAAGAATGGGCTGCGATTGATGCTTCGCGCTTGTTGGCTATCGAGGACGATAAAGAGAGAGCGAGTGCTCTTCCTTACAAAAGGAGCTCCTGGCTCCAGTATAAAAGTAGGGCAGTGGCCAACATTAAGGATAAGACTGCTCGAAAGACTCAGAT GAAATATCTGTACTACCTTTCCTGCCTTTTATCGCTCCTTGATTTCAGCCCTCGTCTCTCCAAAACACCGGTTAACAAACTCGCCCCTACTTTCCCCCAAGTCCCCCGCCAAATCATCGACGGCATGCTTAGTCGTTTTGCCGAGCCTAACGGTCTCAAGCACAATGTGACAGAAAAATCTAAGACCAAGCTTCTCGTGTGGATTTGTTTGTTGTATCTGATTCTCGAAGGCTACTCGGTTGAGGTTGCGAAGGTTGCAAAGGAATTGAAGATGGAGCCTGCCAA GGTCGCAACTCTCTACAAACAGCTCGGCTGTAACGTTAAGCTTGCTTCTCCTGCCGAACGTGAAGCACAGGGCATCACTCTCGCCCAGGCTAATGCGGCTCGCCGTGCCGTTCTCGTTGCACCTGTTAGATTCCCCAAGCTCAAGCGACGCGGCCCTGCCAAGCGCTGA
- a CDS encoding Hypothetical protein (Similar to TIGR gene model, INSD accession AAW41500.1; CNB01350), whose protein sequence is MGVSGLWDLLRPSAASATLHTLSREAFLDNKNGLRALTIGIDASIWIFHAAVPQHGENPFLRTIFFKITALLQHPVLPVFVFDGPNKPAMKRNQKVGGKFGTHDYRSKQFKALLDTCGLEWWNLGSSSPTLSGSLASSTKNNSSAGSKRDYDVYTLSRICEEWAKEQDTKLTSEESCTIAMVWIALLSGGDYTPEGLYSIGHKISYGLAKIGLSDYLKEYSRDKQAFLKSLPELHARMVEELRTNSCKQQDKRYPDRSNKLSALSPSQLFPMSTLDAYLSPCTSPLDDASQGWPGFGQGSCSMTRGRARCEGRGDMEGMAAACEKYFEWGTKDLVCKKFAGESVGVFGAEIMNAAREAVRARDSLSLGVGIGSEKTPSKITSFFQQSVSSPISSKSVGISRIPNPSSQQRDGIPAHIVLIHSERTSKDGTETDYRISFRQDEYVERCRNAMLGIRVDPSELPQEERDRLGLADHGDKDYDDKVSATQTASKSEIRVWLPQYLVRMAWPDLVKDYDDKLAAKTASKSKTPKKKAHPVKTNANGKAKKGRGKKALEADGEDVGAFTSLFSQRPKESLWLDAFDEEEEQIEPTPPRSMATQEVIDLSLSPSPSPPVSPTRRSANKAEKKKLARPALNTSTSSTPSSGEKGEDSSRTVRHARKKIHKSSSPLKTIADLSKSSSPPERSKAVPSVGPRFSNRTFRKTISSPSAFPPRQAQAQEVIDLCSSSEEDTAPAKPIHRTQVSRSPKISSTPSGILSGSSKANIKSPRSSRSTSVSFPASSSDKPSSRSPREGSILSHPLLSGSSQPSLSPPLPMSPNRQRSTSPKKVKALSPVRRRPKYKIISSTKDSEVIDCTMRR, encoded by the exons ATGGGTGTTTCTGGTCTTTGGGAC CTCCTGAGGCCAAGTGCGGCGAGTGCTACCCTACATACGCTCTCTAGAGAGGCGTTTTTGGACAATAAGAACGGTCTGAGGGCGCTCACAATTGGCATAGATGCTTC AATTTGGATCTTTCATGCTGCCGTGCCTCAGCATGGCGAAAATCCTTTCCTAAGGACCATATTCTTCAAGATCACAGCACTACTTCAACATCCTGTTCTGCCCGTATTTGTTTTTG ACGGCCCCAATAAGCCTGCGATGAAAAGAAATCAGAAGGTCGGGGGGAAGTTTGGAACCCATGATTATCGAAGCAAACAGTTTAAAGCCCTTCTTGACACTTGTGGCCTGGAATGGTGGAAC CTGGGCAGTTCGTCCCCGACTCTCTCAGGATCGCTGGCTTCCTCAACGAAGAATAATTCATCTGCCGGGTCTAAACGAGACTATGATGTATATACACTATCCCGGATCTGTGAAGAATGGGCGAAAGAGCAGGATACCAAACTGACGTCTGAAGAAAGCTGCACAATTGCCATGGTATGGATTGCTCTTCTGAGTGGTGGAGACTACACGCCCGAAGGATTATACAGTATTG GACATAAAATATCCTACGGCCTTGCCAAAATCGGACTGTCTGACTACTTGAAAGAATACTCCCGTGACAAGCAAGCTTTCCTGAAGTCTTTGCCCGAGCTTCACGCTCGTATGGTGGAAGAACTCCGGACAAATTCCTGTAAACAACAGGACAAGCGTTATCCTGATCGCTCAAACAAGCTCTCAGCACTGTCCCCTTCCCAGCTATTTCCGATGTCGACTCTTGATGCTTATCTCAGCCCATGCACGAGCCCTTTGGACGATGCTTCTCAAGGATGGCCCGGTTTCGGACAGGGAAGCTGTTCCATGACCAGAGGAAGGGCAAGATGTGAAGGGAGAGGCGATATGGAGGGTATGGCAGCAGCATGTGAGAAATATTTTGAATGGGGAACCAAGGATCTTGTGTGCAAGAAGTTTGCAGGAGAATCTGTGGGTGTTTTTGGAGCAGAAATTATGAATGCCGCTAGAGAGGCGGTGCGCGCTAGAGACAGCTTGAGTCTTGGCGTTGGCATAGGTTCAGAGAAGACGCCTTCAAAAATTACTTCGTTCTTTCAGCAGTCCGTCTCGTCTCCTATATCGTCCAAATCAGTTGGAATTTCTCGAATCCCCAACCCGTCAAGTCAGCAGCGCGATGGGATTCCGGCCCATATCGTCCTAATCCACTCAGAGAGGACAAGTAAAGACGGAACAGAAACGGATTATCGCATCTCTTTTCGGCAGGATGAGTACGTTGAACGTTGCCGCAATGCCATGCTTGGCATACGAGTCGATCCTAGTGAACTCCCTCAAGAAGAAAGGGACAGACTAGGACTCGCCGATCATGGTGATAAAGACTACGATGACAAAGTGTCCGCAACTCAAACGGCCTCCAAGTCTGAAATCAGGGTTTGGCTTCCTCAATACCTCGTACGAATGGCATGGCCAGACTTAGTCAAAGATTACGATGATAAGCTGGCTGCCAAAACTGCCAGTAAGTCAAAAACGCCAAAAAAGAAGGCTCACCCCGTGAAAACAAATGCCAATGGCAAGGCAAAGaaggggagagggaagaaggcgCTTGAAGCAGATGGGGAGGATGTGGGGGCGTTCACTTCCTTATTCAGTCAACGACCGAAGGAGTCGTTATGGCTAGATGCTTttgacgaggaagaagagcaaaTCGAGCCAACCCCACCGCGAAGTATGGCTACACAAGAGGTCATTGACCTCAGCCTgtctccttccccttcacCACCCGTATCTCCCACGCGAAGGTCCGCAAATAAGGCTGAAAAAAAGAAGCTAGCAAGACCTGCTCTTAACACTTCTACCTCCAGTACACCATCCAGTGGGGAGAAAGGTGAAGACTCCAGTCGAACTGTCAGGCATGCTCGTAAAAAAATCCATAAATCAAGTTCACCTTTAAAAACGATTGCTGACCTATCCAaatcttcatctcctcctgAGCGGTCCAAGGCTGTTCCCTCTGTCGGCCCACGGTTCTCCAATCGAACTTTTAGAAAGACCATATCCTCACCGTCTGCTTTTCCACCGCGCCAAGCACAGGCTCAGGAAGTTATCGACCTCTGCTCATCGAGTGAAGAGGATACAGCTCCTGCCAAGCCCATTCATCGTACACAAGTGTCCAGGTCGCCCAAAATCTCATCCACACCATCGGGTATACTTTCTGGTTCCAGCAAAGCCAATATCAAATCACCTCGTTCATCCCGCTCTACCTCTGTCTCATTCcctgcttcttcttcagacAAACCTAGCTCGCGCTCGCCACGAGAAGGTTCAATACTCAGCCACCCTCTCCTCTCTGGGTCTAGCCAACCCTCCCTGTCACCTCCTCTACCTATGTCTCCTAATAGGCAAAGGTCAACATCCCCGAAGAAAGTGAAAGCATTATCTCCAGTGAGACGACGGCCAAAGTACAAAATTATCAGCTCGACCAAAGACAGCGAAGTTATTGATTGTACGATGCGACGATGA
- a CDS encoding Hypothetical Protein (Similar to TIGR gene model, INSD accession AAW41499.1) — MINISYYLLPLVHLQTLAASIRGAAVRLGFPNNVNPRQVLDEMEKSGKLKPKTLEKLRRRQAAHENCFENEAIFIGAVIAGNHVGLSTKYMNIMSVSYFVLRCIYIWMYIKITDQKKSYWRSIVYWASNFCFLTTFVKCGLKLNTGY; from the exons ATGATCAATATCTCTTACTACCTCCTACCTCTTGTTCACCTTCAAACGCTCGCGGCTTCCATCCGAGGTGCTGCCGTACGACTCGGTTTCCCCAACAATGTGAACCCTCGTCAAGTACTTGATGAAATGGAAAAGTCGGGCAAGCTAAAGCCCAAGACTTTGGAAAAGCTCAGAAGGAGGCAAGCCGCCCACGAGAACTGCTTTGAAAATGAGGCGATCTTTATCGGCGCCGTC ATCGCTGGTAATCATGTAGGGCTTTCGACCAAGTACATGAACATCATGTCTGTGTCATACTTTGTGCTTCGATGTATCTACA TCTGGATGTACATTAAGATTACGGATCAAAAGAAATCTTATTGGAGGTCGATTGTCTACTGGGCCAGCAACT TTTGCTTCCTCACCACATTCGTCAAGTGCGGCCTCAAGTTGAATACTGGTTACTAG
- a CDS encoding Hypothetical Protein (Similar to TIGR gene model, INSD accession AAW41498.1), whose translation MGIGTQSQEPHVVRTTASAPQTPYLGRLFFHVGTAAVMASGFQAMQSATTFGEFVEPQYGGFYQFLTILGLISSGIAMLFSGASDLLPNITLIRLIKRVFLLISLPVELVISSIYWSIILTAPELMLPPTSPDAVQGAPSSSDAGLSLFRIPLWIDLSMHLVPAVALLIDFFLLEKKYPKPFSTYVALFLAAAFGTSYGIWVEHCASINGAFPYPFLTIMELKGRVLTYIGATLGAWGVFRGLNGLHK comes from the exons ATGGGTATCGGCACTCAATCACAAGAACCGCATGTCGTTCGCACTACCGCTTCTGCCCCCCAAACCCCATATTTAGGAcgactcttcttccatgTCGGTACAGCGGCTGTCATGGCCAGCGGATTCCAAGCTATGCAGAGCGCGACAACTTTTGGCGAATTTGTTGAACCTCAG TATGGAG GTTTCTATCAATTCTTGACTATCCTTGG TCTCATCTCCTCTGGCATTGCTATGCTCTTCTCAGGCGCATCCGACTTGTTGCCCAATATCACAT TGATTAGATTGATCAAGCGAGTGTTCCTACTTATATCTTTACCAGTGGAACTTGTCATCTCTTCTATCTAC TGGTCAATCATTCTCACTGCTCCCGAACTTATGCTTCCCCCTACCTCTCCAGATGCCGTTCAGGGTGCTCCCTCTTCGTCAGACGCTGGACTCAGCCTCTTCCGAATCCCATTGTGGATAGATCTCAGTATGCACTTGGTGCCGGCCGTTGCTCTTCTTATTG actttttccttctcgAAAAGAAATACCCCAAACCGTTCTCTACCTATGTCGCCCTTTTCCTTGCGGCCGCTTTTGGTACATCCTACGGTATCTGGGTCGAGCATTGTGCCAGCATCAACGGTGCTTTCCCTTACCCATTTTTGACCATCATGGAACTAAAAGGTCGTGTCTTGACCTACATTGGGGCGACTTTGGGCGCGTGGGGGGTATTCAGAGGATTGAATGGCTTGCACAAGTGA